One region of Limnospira fusiformis SAG 85.79 genomic DNA includes:
- a CDS encoding UPF0175 family protein, protein MFMQELKLELAFEFSPDEVKLLLAIKLYEVGRLSIGQAAKVAGYSQRAFMEILGHYHVPVLAYSPDDLAAEVDLLS, encoded by the coding sequence ATGTTTATGCAAGAACTAAAGCTCGAACTAGCGTTTGAATTTTCGCCAGATGAAGTGAAACTACTACTGGCAATCAAGCTTTATGAGGTGGGCAGGCTTTCGATTGGACAAGCGGCAAAGGTGGCGGGTTATTCCCAACGAGCATTTATGGAGATTTTGGGACATTATCATGTGCCTGTCTTGGCCTATTCTCCTGATGATTTAGCCGCAGAGGTTGACTTATTGTCATGA
- a CDS encoding DUF3368 domain-containing protein, protein MSQNLGRLIVDDLQARKVAQRLGVKITGTMGILIIAKNRGMIDSVKGVIDSLESVGFYVSEALKAQALKLAGDDESMTGTVNSTDSGEVGGGGDR, encoded by the coding sequence ATGAGTCAAAATCTGGGTCGATTGATTGTGGATGATCTGCAAGCTCGGAAAGTGGCTCAACGCTTGGGGGTGAAAATCACAGGAACTATGGGAATTTTAATTATAGCGAAGAACAGGGGAATGATTGATTCGGTTAAGGGGGTGATTGACTCTTTAGAATCGGTTGGGTTTTATGTGAGCGAAGCTCTGAAAGCCCAAGCGTTGAAGTTGGCGGGTGATGATGAGTCGATGACTGGAACGGTTAACAGCACTGATTCAGGAGAAGTTGGTGGAGGGGGCGATCGCTGA
- a CDS encoding type II toxin-antitoxin system HicB family antitoxin, with product MIPSKYRINIIWSEEDNCYLVELPEFATPIQRYFTHGDTYEEALTNAQEVLELLLESYRTEGKDLPEPQVLQVAGGMD from the coding sequence ATGATCCCATCTAAATATCGCATCAATATCATCTGGTCTGAAGAAGATAATTGTTATCTGGTGGAACTGCCGGAGTTTGCCACGCCAATACAGCGCTATTTTACCCACGGGGACACCTACGAGGAGGCACTGACTAACGCCCAGGAGGTCTTGGAGTTGTTACTCGAAAGCTACAGGACAGAGGGAAAGGATCTACCAGAGCCGCAGGTGTTACAAGTTGCTGGGGGAATGGATTAG
- a CDS encoding restriction endonuclease subunit S, translated as MSEWNIEPLGKIAVIQTGRLDSNAAVDGGIYPYFTCSPVTRSINEYSFDGDAVLLACNNANGIFSVKHYNGKFNAYQRTYVMLWSKGKSPSPTPIPNRA; from the coding sequence ATGAGTGAGTGGAATATCGAACCTTTGGGAAAAATTGCTGTTATACAAACGGGTCGTCTTGACTCAAATGCTGCGGTGGATGGAGGAATATATCCTTACTTCACTTGTTCACCTGTCACCCGTTCTATTAATGAATATAGCTTTGATGGTGATGCTGTTTTACTAGCATGCAACAATGCAAATGGGATATTTTCTGTAAAGCACTACAATGGCAAATTTAACGCATATCAAAGAACCTATGTAATGTTATGGTCGAAAGGGAAGTCACCTTCGCCAACTCCAATTCCAAACCGTGCTTGA
- a CDS encoding HNH endonuclease has product MKVSSTVLNGREWRRLHSRPLMAWTVSRCRKANHDKLRKYFRPGTVKLSNGKERHETWLFQTKDGYTLWKHDWTPIVRHTLIRPEATLYDGNWTYWATRKGQAIGTPNRVAKLLKKQKGRCSWCGQYFTPSDITEVDHVVPRSHGGKDEYKNLQLLHRHCHDDKTALDNWCCIQPLSQSLSTVTTLGKPVIQTL; this is encoded by the coding sequence GTGAAAGTCTCAAGCACGGTTTTGAATGGGAGGGAATGGAGGCGACTCCATTCTCGACCCCTAATGGCATGGACAGTATCAAGATGCAGAAAGGCAAATCACGATAAACTGAGGAAATATTTTAGACCGGGAACGGTCAAACTCAGTAATGGGAAAGAAAGACATGAAACTTGGTTATTCCAGACCAAGGATGGATACACGTTATGGAAACATGACTGGACTCCGATTGTCAGACACACCCTAATACGCCCGGAAGCAACACTTTATGACGGAAACTGGACTTACTGGGCAACCAGAAAAGGACAAGCAATTGGAACGCCTAATAGGGTAGCAAAACTACTCAAAAAGCAAAAAGGCAGGTGCTCTTGGTGTGGGCAATACTTTACCCCATCAGACATAACTGAAGTAGACCATGTTGTACCTCGAAGCCACGGTGGAAAGGATGAATACAAAAATCTTCAGTTACTACACCGCCATTGCCACGATGATAAGACGGCACTCGATAATTGGTGTTGCATACAGCCTTTGTCTCAATCATTAAGCACAGTAACAACACTTGGTAAACCAGTTATTCAAACACTGTAA
- a CDS encoding IS1-like element ISArma2 family transposase, giving the protein MDCPYCQSHKVVKNGHRQGKQSYLCRECGRQFRENPCPGGYSSDVKELCVKISLNGMGFRAIERVTGISHNTILNWVRVAETHIDEENYEIPEIAQIDELQTFVGSKKTIWVWTVVNTKLPGILKFVIGDRSLLTFTTLWQMIQGWAGFLYITDGYKVYPCLIEDCNHLVSKTAMTRVEGENCRLRHYLARLHRKTLCDSKSTEMLYKSIRLLIYYLKHGQLPPFS; this is encoded by the coding sequence ATGGATTGTCCTTATTGCCAAAGCCATAAAGTAGTCAAAAATGGTCATCGTCAGGGAAAACAGAGTTACCTGTGCCGTGAATGTGGTCGCCAATTTCGAGAAAATCCCTGTCCTGGAGGTTACAGTTCTGATGTCAAAGAGCTTTGTGTGAAAATTTCCCTCAATGGCATGGGATTTCGAGCCATTGAGAGAGTCACTGGTATTTCTCACAACACAATACTTAACTGGGTTAGAGTTGCAGAAACCCACATTGATGAGGAAAACTATGAAATTCCTGAAATAGCTCAAATTGATGAGCTTCAGACTTTTGTGGGTTCAAAAAAAACCATCTGGGTCTGGACAGTTGTGAATACCAAACTGCCTGGCATTCTGAAGTTTGTCATAGGCGACCGCTCATTGCTGACTTTTACCACATTATGGCAAATGATTCAGGGCTGGGCTGGTTTTCTATATATTACGGACGGATACAAAGTTTATCCTTGCTTAATTGAGGATTGCAATCATCTAGTCAGCAAAACGGCTATGACAAGAGTAGAAGGAGAAAACTGCCGTCTGAGGCACTATTTAGCCAGGCTACATCGCAAAACTTTGTGTGATTCCAAGTCCACTGAGATGTTGTACAAATCAATTCGCTTACTTATCTATTATTTGAAGCATGGACAACTTCCTCCGTTCTCTTAA